DNA from Aliarcobacter butzleri:
AAGTTGAAGCCATAGTTGAACAAGAGAGAAAAGATTTTAAAGAAGCAAAAGGTGTAAAATACGTAAAAAGAGATGCAGTTAAAAAAATAATTGCTGCTTGGGTTATTACCGTTCCTGCTTCTGCTCTTTTGGCTGCAGGTATCTTTTATATGATTAAAGGTATCGTTATTGTATAAGTAGAATTTTCTACTTATACAATCTATTTCTTAACTTCTAATTTACATTAGGAACTTATTATCGAAGCTATATTCTCTGTTTTACCTATTTATTTTTTCATTTTTTTAGGTTTTATTGCAAAAAAAAGATTTACAACACAAATTGATGAAAAAACTTTAGTTTTATTATCTTTATATTTTTTCCAACCAATTTTGATTCTTTGGGGATTGACAAAATCACCTATAAACTATGAATTTATAATGTCACCACTTTTTTATATTATCATTGTTTTTACAACTTTATCTTTTTTAATATTTTTTAGTAAGATAATTTTTGATTCGCGTACAGATGAGTCAATATATTTAGGAACTGCTCTTATTGGAAATACAGGAAATCTTGGAATTCCTCTTGGAATTGCACTCTTTGGTGTAGAATCAGTACCTTATACAAGTATAATTAATATTGCAAATGTATTTTTTATGTATACAATTTCAGTTTATTTTTTTGCAAGAGAACAATTTTCTTTAAAACAAGCAATTATTTCAATATTTAAAATTCCAGCAATCTGGTTTGCATTATTTGCTATATTTTTAAATTATTATCAAGTTCCAATTAGCGAACACATAACAACAGCTTTAAATATGGGAGCATATACTTCTTTAACTATCCAACTTTTTATATTTGGTGTTTATCTTTATAATGTGCAAGTTAAAACTATACCTTGGAAATTATCTTTGCATATTAGTTTTGCAAAACATATTTTATTACCAGTAATTGGTATTTTAATAATTGTATGGTTTACTGATTTTAACTCATTTGTTGCTTCAATTTTAATAATGGAATTGATGATGCCATTAGCTGTAAATAATGTAAATTTTGCAGTTTTATATAATTGTAAACCTTTTGATGTTGCAGCGACTATCTTAATATCTTCAATTGTATTTGTTTTTTTATTGTATTTTTACATAGAAATTATAAACTATTTTATAAAGTAGAAATATGTGTGGTATTTTAGGAACAAACTTTTTAAATGAAAGATTTGATAAATCTTTAGAACTTTTACATCATAGAGGTCCTGATTTTCAAAATTCAATAAAAATTGGAAATAAACAATTTGGACATACAAGACTTGCAATAATTGATTTAGATGAAGAAGCAAATCAACCTAT
Protein-coding regions in this window:
- a CDS encoding AEC family transporter, producing MFSVLPIYFFIFLGFIAKKRFTTQIDEKTLVLLSLYFFQPILILWGLTKSPINYEFIMSPLFYIIIVFTTLSFLIFFSKIIFDSRTDESIYLGTALIGNTGNLGIPLGIALFGVESVPYTSIINIANVFFMYTISVYFFAREQFSLKQAIISIFKIPAIWFALFAIFLNYYQVPISEHITTALNMGAYTSLTIQLFIFGVYLYNVQVKTIPWKLSLHISFAKHILLPVIGILIIVWFTDFNSFVASILIMELMMPLAVNNVNFAVLYNCKPFDVAATILISSIVFVFLLYFYIEIINYFIK